Proteins encoded by one window of Azoarcus sp. PA01:
- a CDS encoding FtsX-like permease family protein — translation MKTIRLAWRMMLRDLRAGELLLLGLAIVIAVASLTSVGFLADRVSRGLDREANQLLGGDLLLRADRPWDQQFADEARRRGLRTAETVVFTSMVSTAEAAQLAGVKAVEADYPLRGSVRVAPGPNRPDAVAERMPQRGEVWLDERLFAALGVAVGDTVGLGQLEFRVGAMVTFESDRGANFFSLLPRAIFNAADLPATGLLIAGSRATWRLHLAGEPDAVAGFEPWARQRLGRGQAVESIENARPEVRGALDQAQRFLRLAALLAVILAAVAVGLAARRFMQRHLDGCAVMRCLGARQAQVLWIVVGEFVFFGLVAATLGGVAGWAVQFGLAAVLAEVMGAELPPPSLLPFAHGLAVGMVLLVGFVLPQLLRLGKVSTLRVLRRELGVVEPVSGLAWACGAGALLAIIFWIAGDLKLGATVAAGFAAALGLFALAAWGVLHAIAGSKGRRTIRHGGWRYGLASLARRMAGSVIQATALGLGLTALLLLTLVRADLLENWRGMTPPDAPNRFIINIQPDQREALAAFFVDHGLVAPDIMPMIRGRLVAINDRPVDPDDFVDQRTKRLAEREFNLSYGAMLPDGNRITDGRWHGDQREAQFSVEKGLAETFGLAVGDRVRFDIAGRLVEAPITSVRELDWNSMRVNFFFIAAPGMLEDDPASLITSFRLPPDSHAFTAALVARFPNLSVIDVGAVIEQVRSMTDKLVLIVQFVFGFAVLAGFVVLYAALQSTHDERDYELAVLRTLGARNRQVRGALFAEFLVLGGVAGALAGVGATVIGWALAHYVFKMAYVPAPWPILFAIIIGAGGVVAGGWLGTRKLLARPPLASLRASA, via the coding sequence ATGAAAACCATCCGGCTCGCGTGGCGCATGATGTTGCGCGACCTGCGCGCGGGCGAGTTGCTCCTGCTCGGCCTCGCGATCGTCATCGCAGTGGCGAGCCTGACGAGCGTCGGTTTCCTTGCCGACCGCGTGTCGCGCGGGCTCGACCGCGAAGCGAACCAGTTGCTCGGAGGCGACCTGTTGCTGCGCGCCGACCGGCCGTGGGACCAGCAGTTTGCGGACGAAGCACGGCGGCGCGGCCTGCGGACCGCCGAGACAGTGGTATTCACGAGCATGGTGAGCACCGCAGAGGCGGCCCAGCTTGCGGGCGTCAAGGCGGTCGAGGCGGACTATCCGCTGCGCGGCAGCGTGCGCGTCGCGCCTGGTCCGAACCGCCCGGATGCGGTCGCCGAGCGAATGCCGCAGCGCGGCGAAGTCTGGCTCGACGAACGGCTTTTCGCCGCGCTCGGCGTCGCAGTCGGCGACACGGTTGGACTCGGGCAGCTCGAGTTCCGCGTCGGCGCGATGGTGACGTTCGAGTCGGATCGCGGCGCGAATTTCTTCAGCCTGTTGCCGCGGGCGATCTTCAACGCCGCGGACCTGCCCGCAACGGGCCTGTTGATCGCCGGCAGCCGCGCGACGTGGCGGCTGCATCTGGCGGGCGAACCGGACGCCGTCGCGGGTTTCGAACCCTGGGCGCGGCAGCGGCTCGGGCGCGGACAGGCAGTGGAAAGCATCGAGAATGCGCGCCCCGAGGTGCGTGGCGCGCTCGACCAGGCGCAGCGCTTCCTGCGGCTCGCGGCGCTGCTCGCGGTGATCCTCGCCGCGGTCGCGGTCGGCCTTGCGGCGCGCCGCTTCATGCAGCGTCATCTCGATGGCTGCGCGGTGATGCGCTGCCTGGGCGCGCGCCAGGCGCAGGTGTTGTGGATCGTCGTCGGCGAGTTCGTGTTCTTCGGCCTCGTCGCGGCGACGCTCGGCGGTGTGGCCGGCTGGGCGGTGCAATTCGGGCTCGCGGCCGTGCTCGCCGAAGTGATGGGAGCGGAGCTGCCGCCGCCGTCGCTGCTGCCGTTTGCGCATGGCCTCGCGGTCGGCATGGTGCTGCTCGTCGGCTTCGTGCTGCCGCAACTGCTGCGCCTCGGGAAAGTATCGACGCTGCGTGTGCTGCGGCGTGAACTGGGCGTGGTCGAGCCGGTCAGCGGACTTGCATGGGCGTGCGGCGCCGGCGCGCTGCTCGCGATCATTTTCTGGATCGCCGGCGACCTGAAGCTCGGCGCGACGGTCGCGGCCGGTTTTGCGGCGGCGCTCGGCCTGTTTGCGCTCGCGGCGTGGGGCGTGTTGCATGCGATCGCCGGCTCGAAAGGCCGCCGCACGATCCGCCATGGCGGCTGGCGCTACGGCCTCGCGTCGCTCGCGCGGCGCATGGCAGGCAGCGTGATCCAGGCGACCGCGCTCGGTCTGGGGCTGACGGCGCTTCTGCTGCTGACGCTGGTGCGTGCGGACCTGCTCGAGAACTGGCGCGGGATGACGCCGCCGGACGCGCCGAACCGCTTCATCATCAATATCCAGCCCGATCAGCGCGAAGCGCTCGCGGCGTTCTTCGTCGACCACGGACTCGTTGCTCCCGACATCATGCCGATGATCCGCGGGCGCCTCGTCGCGATCAACGACCGGCCGGTCGATCCGGACGATTTCGTCGATCAGCGCACGAAACGGCTCGCCGAACGGGAGTTCAACCTGAGTTACGGCGCCATGCTTCCCGACGGCAATCGGATCACGGACGGGCGCTGGCACGGCGATCAACGCGAAGCCCAGTTTTCGGTCGAGAAAGGCCTCGCCGAGACTTTCGGGTTGGCGGTCGGCGACCGCGTGCGCTTCGATATCGCCGGACGCCTCGTCGAGGCACCGATCACCAGCGTGCGCGAGCTCGACTGGAATTCGATGCGCGTCAATTTCTTTTTCATCGCCGCGCCCGGCATGCTCGAAGACGATCCGGCGAGCCTGATCACGAGCTTTCGTCTGCCCCCCGACAGCCACGCATTTACGGCCGCCCTGGTGGCCCGTTTCCCGAACCTGTCAGTCATCGATGTCGGCGCGGTCATCGAGCAGGTCCGCTCGATGACCGACAAGCTGGTGCTGATCGTGCAGTTCGTGTTCGGCTTCGCGGTGCTGGCAGGGTTCGTCGTGCTGTATGCGGCGCTGCAATCGACGCACGACGAGCGCGACTACGAACTCGCGGTACTGCGCACGCTCGGCGCGCGCAACCGGCAGGTGCGGGGCGCGCTGTTCGCCGAATTTCTCGTCCTCGGCGGCGTCGCCGGAGCGCTCGCGGGCGTCGGAGCCACGGTGATCGGCTGGGCCCTTGCGCATTACGTGTTCAAGATGGCGTACGTGCCGGCGCCGTGGCCCATCCTGTTCGCAATCATCATCGGCGCAGGCGGCGTGGTCGCGGGAGGTTGGCTCGGCACGCGCAAGCTGCTCGCGCGTCCGCCGCTCGCGAGCCTGCGCGCGTCGGCGTGA
- a CDS encoding M20 family metallopeptidase: MSVIESIRPRLAKLTEIRRDLHAHPELAFAEHRTAELIARHLEAAGIEVHRGLGRTGVVGVVRGGRSLRAIGLRADIDALPMQERNAFAHRSVHEGCMHACGHDGHATMLLGAADALAARRDFDGTVYLIFQPAEEGEGGGLAMIEDGLFDRFPMESVFGMHNWPGMPAGQFGVRSGPVMASADRFDIDVRGHGAHAAMPHLGADPVTAGAALVQAIQTIVSRTLDPIDSAVVSVTRFNAGEAYNVIPDRAQLGGTVRAFSEIVQGRVESALQRICDGVAAAFDVEVRLDYRRGYPPTINSAAEAALCAEVASELVGSANVATDTRPSMGAEDFAYFLQRKPGCYVWIGNGEGEGGCMLHNPTYDFNDDIIATGVAYWVELVRKVLAPAR; encoded by the coding sequence GTCATCGAATCCATCCGGCCCCGTCTCGCGAAACTCACCGAGATACGCCGCGACCTCCACGCCCATCCCGAACTCGCGTTCGCCGAACACCGTACCGCCGAGCTGATCGCGCGCCATCTCGAAGCCGCGGGCATCGAAGTCCACCGCGGCCTCGGCAGGACCGGAGTCGTCGGCGTCGTGCGCGGCGGACGCAGCCTGCGGGCGATCGGCCTGCGCGCCGATATCGATGCGCTGCCGATGCAGGAGCGCAACGCGTTCGCGCACCGTTCCGTGCACGAAGGGTGCATGCATGCGTGCGGGCATGACGGCCATGCGACGATGCTGCTCGGCGCGGCCGACGCGCTCGCGGCGCGACGCGACTTCGACGGCACTGTGTATCTGATTTTCCAGCCTGCCGAGGAAGGCGAAGGAGGCGGGCTGGCGATGATCGAGGACGGCCTGTTCGACCGTTTTCCGATGGAGTCGGTTTTCGGCATGCACAACTGGCCCGGCATGCCGGCCGGACAGTTCGGTGTGCGCAGCGGCCCGGTCATGGCGAGCGCCGACCGTTTCGACATCGACGTGCGCGGTCACGGCGCCCACGCGGCGATGCCTCATCTGGGCGCCGACCCGGTGACCGCAGGCGCGGCGCTGGTGCAGGCGATCCAGACGATCGTCAGCCGTACGCTCGATCCGATCGATTCGGCAGTGGTGTCCGTCACGCGGTTCAATGCCGGCGAGGCGTACAACGTCATTCCTGACCGCGCCCAGCTGGGCGGTACCGTGCGTGCCTTCAGCGAAATCGTGCAGGGTCGGGTCGAATCGGCGCTGCAGCGCATCTGCGACGGCGTCGCCGCGGCGTTCGATGTCGAAGTCAGGCTGGATTATCGCCGCGGCTATCCGCCGACGATAAACAGCGCGGCCGAAGCTGCCCTCTGTGCGGAAGTGGCGAGCGAACTGGTCGGCTCGGCGAATGTCGCGACCGATACCCGTCCGAGCATGGGAGCGGAAGACTTCGCGTACTTCCTGCAGCGCAAGCCCGGCTGCTATGTCTGGATCGGCAACGGCGAGGGCGAAGGCGGGTGCATGCTGCACAACCCGACTTACGATTTCAACGACGACATCATCGCGACCGGCGTCGCGTACTGGGTCGAACTGGTGCGCAAGGTACTCGCGCCGGCGCGATGA